Within Mongoliitalea daihaiensis, the genomic segment TGTTGGTAATGGTCTTGGTTTCGATTTCGTAACTGGTCCTAGCTCCAGAAGATTCGGTGGTACATTAACGCTTGCATTCTAAACCACTAAAGACTTACGACAATGAAAAGAAAATTATATAGTTTGATAGTAGCATTCAGTTTAATTTTTGCTACGTCATGTGATTTGGATTTATTGGACAGCCCCAACGTAGTTACTGCGAGCACGGCTAATCCTACATTTATCCTGAATAATGTTCAGTTGAGTTATGCGGGTATGTTCAATACGCTCAGTACCTTTGGTATGCGTGTTACACGAATTACTTCTCAACCGAATGTCAATTATGCGAATGCATACTTTGCGCAAACATTCAACGGAACTTGGAATACGGCTTATGCATCTATCTTAAATGATATCAAGTTTATTGAGGAACTGAACGAATCCAATCCAACACCAAGACACGTTGCGATCGCGAAAGTAATCAAAGCAATGGTTTTGATGAACTTGGTCGATAATCTAGGTGATGTTCCACTATCTGAGGCTTTGGATGCTGCCAATTTCAATCCAAAAGTTGACGATGCAGCGTCCGTTTATCAAGCTGCTTTAGCAGAATTGCAGGCTGCTAGAACTCTATTTGCTGTTCCAACGGCTAACCTTCCTACTGACTTCTTCTACAATAATAATGTTGCAAGATGGCAGAAAGCTATTAATAGCTTGGAGTTACGCTATCATTTGAATAGGAAATTGGTGGATGCTGCTGGTGCAAGAACTGCTATTAATGCATTAATTGCTGAAGGTAATTTATTGGCACCTGGAGATGATTTTGTTTTCAGATATGGCACAAACTTGACTAACCCAGACTCACGATCTCCGAGGTACTCTCAGTATGGTCAAGGTGGTGGTGATTATCAGGGTACTTGGTACATGTTCCACTTGACTGAAGCAAAAGGTTTTGATGATCCTCGCGTGCGTTATTATTTGTATCGTCAAGTTATAGTGAATCCCACAGATCCAGATGCCTTAAGATGTTTGGGAGAAATTGCTCCTGGCCATTATTTGGCAGGTGGCTTCCCATTCTGTTTGCCAAATATGGTAGATGGTAGAGGCTATTGGGGAAGAGATCACCTAAATAATGAGGGTATTCCGCCAGATGGTTTTGCTAAAACAATGTTTGGATTATTCCCTGCAGGTGGTAGATTTGATAACGACTCTGCACTCCCTGTGAATTCTCCAACGATGGGCGCTGGTGGTGCTGGTGTTCAGCCAATTATGTTGGCTTCTTATGTAGACTTTATGTTGGCAGAGGCGGCAGAAACATTAGGTACTGAGGGTGATCCCAAAGCACTCATGTTAAGTGGTGTGAGAAAGCACATGAATTATGTAAGAGCATATGCTTTATCTACAGCTGAGGCTGGAGTTGTATCTGGTTGGTATCCGAATGCTCAATGGAATACATTAGTTGACAATTATGTAGCCTATGTATCCAACGAGTGGGATGATGCACCAGCTGGTAGAAGAATGAATTTGATTGCTAGGGAGTATTGGTTGTCTCTATTTGGTAACGGTGTGGAGTCCTATAACTTATACAGAAGAACAGGTCAGCCAGATGGTATGCAGCCTGCGCTTGCAGTTGATCCAGGATTATTCCCTCGTTCTTTCTTGTATCCAAATGACTTTGTGGTTACCAATAGATTTGCACAACAGAAGCCTGATTTAGGTCAGCGTGTGTTCTGGGATACAAATCCTGCAGGTAATGGATGGGTTAACTAATCACTCTTAAAGTTGATATTATGAAATTTATAAAAAATAGTTTTGGGTTATTAGTTGTCTTGCTGACAATGTTTACAGCATGTACTGACTTCGTAGAACCTAGGATTCCATATTCGGAATTTGATACAGGCCTTTATTTAAGGACCACCGCTCGGACAAGTACAAGTTTTAACTTCTTCGATTTAGCAAATTCTCGGTTTACCATCACGATAGAAGCTGTAGATGCTGAATTAGGGGCAACACTTGAAAATGTTGAAGTGACGGTTCGTAAGAGAAGACTGATTCCTGGCGTAGGTTTGGAATTTGTTCCAGCAGCAGGGGCTGGTGGTGCCGTTGTTGACGTACTAGTGACTACTTTAAGTCGTTCCGATTTTGCTGCGGTACCGGATAGTAGATTTCCTAGAGCTACGATCAATATTACGGCAAATGAAGCCATGTCGCGCTTAGGAATTACTGCGGCTCAAGTCGATGGAGGAGATATTTTCGAATTCAGATTGAGTGTTCGTGACAACAAAGGCAGAACCTTTAATGATGTAAACGCTTCTGCTGACGTGAAGGGTGGATTGTTCTATGCTTCTCCTTTCTTGTACAATGTGGGCGTAGTTTGTCCTTCTGATTTGGGGGGTACATATAGAGCCCGTTCAGTTGGTGCTACTGGTCCGCTTGGTTCATGCTCTGGTCCTGTAGAATTAGACATTACATTGACTCCTGTAGCCAATACCACTTCCTACACGGTATCTGATGGTACTTTTGGATATTGGTCTTGTATCGGGGATACGTGGGGTAATGGTAATGTGAGAATCACAGATGCTTGTGGACTGCTTTCCATGTCTGGATCCGATAAGTATGGTGATGGTTACTCTATGGAATTCGTTAGTTCAACAGCTACTGAATTGACCTTTATCTGGAGAAATACCTATGGTGAGTCTGGTACGGTTACATTGTTTGCCAATGAAGGTAGACCTTGGCCTGCAGGCTTGAGATAAGAGTAAACTAGTAAACTTTCTTCATAAGAAAAGCAGCGTCCTTTGGGCGCTGTTTTTTTGTTTTTGCTAAAAAAATATAGTTTAGACAGGAAATGATGGCTTTCGTAAAATATGCCTAGTTGAGTCAGCCTTTTTTTCTTTGGTTTTTCATTTATTGACGAATTTCACGGAAGCATTAGCTTTTATTTTAAAATTAAAATTGGCTTTGACTTGGTTTTAA encodes:
- a CDS encoding SusD/RagB family nutrient-binding outer membrane lipoprotein, encoding MKRKLYSLIVAFSLIFATSCDLDLLDSPNVVTASTANPTFILNNVQLSYAGMFNTLSTFGMRVTRITSQPNVNYANAYFAQTFNGTWNTAYASILNDIKFIEELNESNPTPRHVAIAKVIKAMVLMNLVDNLGDVPLSEALDAANFNPKVDDAASVYQAALAELQAARTLFAVPTANLPTDFFYNNNVARWQKAINSLELRYHLNRKLVDAAGARTAINALIAEGNLLAPGDDFVFRYGTNLTNPDSRSPRYSQYGQGGGDYQGTWYMFHLTEAKGFDDPRVRYYLYRQVIVNPTDPDALRCLGEIAPGHYLAGGFPFCLPNMVDGRGYWGRDHLNNEGIPPDGFAKTMFGLFPAGGRFDNDSALPVNSPTMGAGGAGVQPIMLASYVDFMLAEAAETLGTEGDPKALMLSGVRKHMNYVRAYALSTAEAGVVSGWYPNAQWNTLVDNYVAYVSNEWDDAPAGRRMNLIAREYWLSLFGNGVESYNLYRRTGQPDGMQPALAVDPGLFPRSFLYPNDFVVTNRFAQQKPDLGQRVFWDTNPAGNGWVN